The following proteins come from a genomic window of Clostridia bacterium:
- a CDS encoding ribose-phosphate pyrophosphokinase, with product MVSKGKNIMLFSGNSNIELAKGIANDLGLSLGAADVKKFSDGEVSVSLGESVRGRDIFVIQSLSQPTNDNVMELLIMLDALKRASAGRITAVIPYFGYARQDRKAKERDPISAKLMADIITVAGANSVLTMDLHAAQIQGFFNIPVDNLLGVSVLAPYFAEKFGKKPENLVLVSPDHGSVTRVRKFSKFVDAPLAIIDKRRPEANKVEVMSIIGDVRGKEVLLIDDMIDTAGTLCKGAEALIEVGGATKVYACASHGVLSGPAMERLEKSPISELILLDTIKAPENAPEKIKFLSSAHVFAEAIKRIYEDESVSELSSVQETEK from the coding sequence ATGGTAAGCAAAGGAAAAAACATAATGCTCTTTTCCGGCAACTCGAATATTGAGCTTGCAAAGGGAATAGCAAATGATCTGGGATTGTCTTTAGGTGCGGCGGACGTTAAAAAATTCTCCGACGGCGAGGTTTCCGTAAGCCTTGGGGAATCTGTACGAGGACGCGACATTTTCGTTATACAGTCGCTTTCACAGCCGACAAACGACAATGTAATGGAGCTCCTTATTATGCTGGACGCCTTAAAACGCGCCTCTGCGGGACGCATAACGGCTGTTATCCCGTATTTCGGATATGCGCGTCAAGACAGAAAGGCAAAGGAACGCGATCCCATTTCTGCAAAGCTGATGGCCGACATTATCACCGTTGCGGGCGCTAACAGCGTACTGACTATGGATCTTCATGCAGCTCAGATACAGGGATTTTTCAACATTCCCGTAGACAATCTTTTGGGCGTATCGGTGCTGGCGCCTTATTTTGCGGAAAAATTCGGCAAAAAGCCGGAAAACCTTGTGCTCGTTTCGCCCGATCACGGATCGGTCACGCGAGTAAGAAAATTCTCGAAATTCGTTGACGCGCCGCTGGCAATAATAGACAAGCGCCGTCCGGAGGCAAACAAGGTCGAAGTAATGAGCATAATAGGCGATGTGCGCGGCAAGGAAGTGCTGCTTATAGACGATATGATAGATACTGCCGGAACGCTTTGCAAGGGAGCGGAGGCGCTTATCGAGGTCGGCGGCGCAACTAAAGTATATGCCTGCGCTTCTCACGGCGTGCTTTCCGGTCCGGCAATGGAGCGCCTTGAAAAGAGCCCGATATCTGAACTTATACTGCTTGATACGATAAAAGCGCCCGAGAATGCCCCCGAAAAAATAAAATTCCTTTCCTCGGCCCATGTTTTTGCAGAGGCGATAAAGAGGATATATGAGGATGAATCTGTTTCTGAGCTTTCGAGCGTACAGGAGACCGAAAAATAA
- a CDS encoding aminoacyl-tRNA hydrolase — protein sequence MKIIAGLGNPGQKYAFTRHNAGFLFMDYISQKYNISIDKLKFKALTGQGMIAGEKVVLLKPQTFMNLSGEAVSAALDFYKLTTDDLIVVYDDITIPTGRMRIRPKGSDGGHNGIKSIIYLTGSDEFDRIKLGCGAPHHEDFDMVDFVLSSFSQEERKILFEVIENAADALSLLVRGERREAQNKYNGLDLSPKKEDKEG from the coding sequence ATGAAAATAATTGCAGGTCTGGGAAACCCGGGCCAAAAATACGCGTTTACGCGCCACAACGCCGGATTTCTTTTTATGGATTACATATCACAGAAGTATAACATATCTATCGACAAACTGAAATTCAAGGCGCTTACTGGTCAGGGCATGATAGCAGGCGAAAAGGTAGTGCTGTTAAAGCCGCAGACGTTCATGAACTTATCGGGCGAAGCCGTATCTGCCGCGCTCGACTTCTACAAGCTTACGACAGACGACCTTATTGTCGTTTACGACGACATAACCATACCTACGGGACGTATGCGCATACGCCCGAAGGGCAGCGACGGCGGTCATAACGGTATAAAGTCGATAATATACTTAACGGGGAGCGATGAATTTGACCGTATAAAGCTGGGATGCGGAGCGCCGCACCATGAGGATTTTGATATGGTCGATTTTGTGCTGTCGTCATTTTCACAGGAAGAACGTAAGATCCTGTTTGAAGTAATAGAAAATGCGGCCGACGCGCTTTCCCTTCTCGTGCGCGGAGAGAGGCGCGAGGCGCAGAACAAGTATAACGGGCTGGACCTTTCACCTAAAAAGGAGGATAAAGAAGGTTAA
- the mfd gene encoding transcription-repair coupling factor: MSLKNILDKTGEYKEALSLIKKGSVSAVALNGLSQVHKAHLCAFFYKNTKKNLLVIVPDAIDARALAADIEAFLGEEPLMFLSRSLLFEDALSRSFTDEYERISSLSVMNEGKSIVIADAPALMQRLPAPADFKRMCRSFHVGNEYDIDEIVTYLFEAGYEYADAVEGRGQYSRRGSIIDIFPPAFDCPVRLDFFDETLDSLSTFDPIGQRRIDEIKEAHITPAREVFLPKPARDKLIKKLTSMSHKADAQGDEKFSSRLSDEAERLKSAMRTVALDKYLPLFSGASLFDYLDDAVVAVSEYKAVKGVCERYETETAEDIARAEEEHAIGKNTNNILCGFYDIHAQMIKRPIIHMESLAHNSYDHKIGREFDVSASVMPAFKSEEGLSDDIKYYKRLGYAQIITVKDEAHARALIDRLYEYDVAASYEESPKPAPGKAVVTSGTLSTGFIYKGAFLCVYVQSSATKPRRRTRAPQSKDYDPKARLHSFTDLREGDYVVHQNYGIGQFVGIERMEAHGVQKDYLKIVYAGSEVLYVQCDRLDMISKYIAPSGNGKVRLGKMSTAEFSKTKARVRAALETLADELIKLYRARQTAKGHAFSPDSELSRDFDMKFEYEETRDQLRAIDEIKADMEKPVPMDRLLCGDVGFGKTEVALRAVFKCVLEGRQAAILVPTTILASQHYATVVKRFDGYPVSCEVLSRFRTAAQLKESVARIADGRADIVIGTHRLLSQDIKFKDLGLLVVDEEQRFGVMHKERLKEFALGVDVLTLSATPIPRTLNMALSNVRDMSVIETPPQDRMPVTTYVIEEDDRVIADAIRRELSRGGQVYFLHNRTEDIESAAVRIETLVPEARVATAHGRMTELALSRIMSDFIGGEADVLVCTTIIETGIDIPNVNTLIIENADYLGLAQLHQIRGRVGRSSRRAYAYFMYKRGKVVSEDAQKRLSAIREFTQFGAGFKLAMRDLEIRGAGNMLGVSQHGHIGNVGYDMYLKLLSEVIDEKSGKKTAVKPECSVELQTDAYIPKEYIKNSEQRIDVYKLIAAIDGFDASFDVCDELIDRFGEIPKPVLSLIDIALIRALGEKSGITEVSERSGVIIFTAPEFDMNAAGRLSDKFGRNFVLSSAKDGALSFMVRPAKGAGVSDTALEVMKTVAGEE; this comes from the coding sequence ATGTCGCTTAAAAATATACTTGATAAAACAGGCGAATACAAAGAGGCGCTTTCCCTTATAAAAAAAGGGAGCGTAAGCGCCGTAGCCTTAAACGGATTGTCACAGGTGCATAAGGCGCATTTGTGCGCCTTTTTTTATAAGAACACGAAAAAAAATCTACTTGTGATCGTGCCTGACGCCATAGATGCGCGCGCATTGGCCGCCGATATTGAGGCCTTTTTGGGCGAGGAGCCGCTTATGTTTTTGTCGCGCTCACTCTTGTTTGAAGACGCGCTCTCTCGATCGTTCACAGACGAGTACGAGCGTATAAGCTCGCTTTCTGTGATGAACGAGGGAAAGAGCATAGTTATTGCCGATGCGCCCGCGCTTATGCAGCGATTGCCCGCCCCCGCAGATTTTAAAAGGATGTGCCGCTCGTTTCATGTGGGGAATGAATATGATATCGACGAGATAGTAACATATCTTTTTGAGGCGGGCTACGAATATGCCGACGCAGTTGAGGGACGCGGCCAGTATTCGCGACGCGGATCGATAATAGATATTTTCCCGCCTGCGTTCGACTGTCCCGTAAGGCTTGACTTTTTTGATGAGACGCTTGATTCGCTCTCTACATTCGATCCGATAGGTCAAAGGCGAATCGACGAGATAAAAGAGGCGCACATAACGCCTGCGCGGGAGGTCTTTTTGCCAAAGCCTGCAAGAGACAAGCTCATAAAAAAACTTACGTCAATGTCTCATAAGGCCGATGCACAGGGCGATGAAAAGTTTTCCTCGCGCTTGTCTGACGAGGCGGAGCGTCTTAAATCGGCAATGCGCACCGTTGCGCTCGACAAGTATCTGCCTCTGTTTTCGGGCGCGTCGCTTTTCGATTATCTTGACGATGCGGTTGTTGCCGTATCGGAGTATAAGGCCGTAAAGGGCGTGTGTGAGCGTTATGAAACCGAGACGGCCGAGGATATAGCGCGCGCCGAGGAGGAGCACGCGATAGGTAAAAATACAAATAATATACTTTGCGGTTTTTATGATATTCATGCGCAAATGATAAAGCGGCCGATAATACATATGGAGTCGCTGGCGCACAATTCCTACGACCACAAGATAGGACGCGAGTTTGACGTTTCGGCATCTGTCATGCCCGCGTTTAAGTCGGAAGAGGGGCTTTCGGACGATATAAAATACTATAAGCGGCTGGGTTATGCCCAGATAATAACGGTCAAGGATGAGGCGCACGCCAGAGCGCTTATCGACCGTCTTTATGAGTACGACGTAGCGGCCTCGTATGAGGAGTCTCCGAAGCCTGCACCGGGCAAGGCAGTAGTGACGTCCGGTACGCTTTCGACGGGATTTATATATAAAGGCGCCTTTTTATGCGTATATGTGCAAAGCTCGGCCACGAAGCCGCGCCGCCGCACACGCGCGCCGCAGTCAAAAGATTACGATCCCAAGGCGCGCCTTCATTCGTTCACCGATCTTAGGGAAGGCGATTACGTAGTCCATCAGAATTACGGCATAGGTCAGTTTGTAGGCATTGAGCGCATGGAGGCGCACGGCGTACAAAAGGATTATCTGAAGATCGTATATGCCGGAAGCGAGGTACTCTACGTTCAGTGCGACAGGCTCGACATGATATCTAAATATATCGCGCCTTCGGGCAACGGGAAGGTGCGGCTCGGAAAGATGAGCACGGCGGAGTTTTCAAAGACGAAGGCGCGCGTTCGCGCCGCGCTTGAAACGCTGGCAGATGAGCTCATAAAGCTTTACCGCGCGCGGCAGACGGCTAAGGGGCATGCCTTTTCGCCCGATTCGGAATTGAGCCGCGACTTTGATATGAAATTCGAATATGAGGAAACGCGCGATCAGCTGAGGGCGATAGACGAGATAAAAGCCGATATGGAAAAGCCCGTGCCTATGGACAGACTTCTTTGCGGCGACGTGGGTTTCGGCAAGACAGAGGTGGCGCTTAGGGCCGTATTCAAGTGTGTGCTCGAGGGCAGGCAGGCGGCGATACTCGTGCCGACAACGATACTCGCAAGCCAGCATTATGCGACAGTTGTAAAGCGTTTTGACGGCTATCCCGTAAGCTGCGAGGTATTATCACGCTTTCGCACGGCGGCTCAGCTTAAAGAGTCAGTCGCGCGCATAGCCGACGGCCGTGCCGATATCGTTATTGGAACGCACAGGCTTTTGTCGCAGGATATTAAGTTTAAGGATCTCGGTCTTTTGGTAGTTGACGAGGAGCAGCGCTTTGGCGTTATGCATAAAGAGCGCTTAAAGGAGTTTGCGCTCGGCGTGGACGTGCTCACGCTTTCGGCAACGCCCATACCGCGCACTCTCAATATGGCGCTCTCGAACGTGCGCGACATGTCGGTCATCGAGACTCCGCCCCAAGACAGAATGCCCGTGACGACTTACGTTATCGAGGAGGACGACAGAGTTATTGCAGACGCGATAAGGCGCGAGCTTTCGCGCGGCGGACAGGTATACTTCCTTCACAACCGCACCGAAGACATAGAGAGCGCCGCCGTGCGTATTGAGACGCTGGTGCCGGAAGCGCGCGTTGCCACGGCGCATGGACGCATGACGGAGCTTGCGCTTTCACGCATAATGAGCGACTTTATAGGCGGCGAGGCCGATGTGCTGGTCTGCACGACGATAATCGAAACGGGCATCGACATACCTAATGTAAACACACTGATCATAGAGAACGCCGACTATCTGGGGCTTGCCCAGCTTCATCAGATACGCGGGCGCGTGGGGCGTTCCTCGCGACGCGCCTACGCCTATTTTATGTATAAGCGCGGTAAAGTCGTATCCGAGGACGCGCAGAAGCGGCTTTCCGCGATACGCGAGTTCACACAGTTCGGCGCGGGCTTTAAGCTTGCGATGCGCGACCTTGAGATAAGGGGCGCGGGCAATATGCTGGGCGTAAGCCAGCACGGCCATATAGGCAATGTCGGCTACGATATGTACTTAAAGCTTTTGTCGGAGGTCATTGACGAAAAAAGCGGCAAAAAAACCGCCGTGAAGCCCGAATGCAGCGTGGAGCTTCAGACGGACGCATATATTCCGAAGGAATATATTAAGAATTCCGAGCAGCGAATAGACGTATATAAGCTTATTGCGGCGATAGACGGATTTGACGCCTCGTTCGACGTGTGCGACGAGCTTATAGACCGTTTCGGAGAGATACCGAAGCCCGTTTTAAGCCTTATAGATATCGCGCTTATACGCGCTCTTGGTGAAAAGTCGGGCATTACCGAAGTTTCGGAGCGCAGCGGCGTCATTATATTTACTGCGCCTGAATTTGATATGAACGCGGCAGGGCGGCTTTCCGATAAATTCGGACGTAATTTTGTTTTAAGCTCCGCGAAGGACGGCGCTCTCTCATTTATGGTGCG